GCCCTTTGCCCCCAATAATGAACTTGGTCTTGGGCTGATGGGCCAGGATATGGGGGGCGGCCTCCAGCAGGACCTGGACCCCCTTCTCGCGCACCAGCCGTCCGACGTAGAAGACGATCTGTTCGTCGGGGGCGGCGTAGAAATCCCGGCGCACTTTGGTGGAGCGGTGCACAAAATGGGACGGATCGACCCCGTTATGGATGATCCGTATCTTGTCGCCCGGCAGCTGGAAGACATACTTCAGTTCTCCCTCCATGTAGCGCGAGCAGACGATCACCCGCCAGGCTTCGTAGGTAAGCCACCACTCAACGTTACTGATGTAGTTCTGGGTCGGGTTATGCAGACCGTTGTGCCTGCCGAACTCGGTGGCATGGATGGTGGCGATCAGGGGGACGGCCAGGGCATGCTTGACGGCCCGGGCGGCGTAGGCCACAAGCCAGTCGTGGGCGTGGACCAGGTGGGGGCTCTCTATCCTCTTCAACAGATGGATGACCCGCTCCAGCATGGCCACGTTGAAGTGCAGCACCCAGGTGGTGAAGTCCGGGGCGGACAGTCCGTAGGGGGATACCCGGTAGACGTGGACGCCCCTTCGCTCTTCCTCGTATTCCGGAGCACCGGGCGCCGCACAGGTGACCAGGTGGATTTCGACCCCGTCCTGGGCCAGCGCCCCGGTGAGGTCATAGACGTGACGCGCGAGCCCGCCCACGTTTCGCGGCGGATACTCCCATGAAAGCATAAGGATGCGCATAAGCGTAAACCTCCCGCTTACTCTTCAAACCTTATGGTACCCCTCATTACCAGAATTTATATAGGGGGAGAAATGACAAAACCCCGCCAAAGGCGGGGCCGAAGGCCTGTTCCTATACGATCCGGCCCTGGTGAATCACCCAGGTCCAGTTAAGGCCGTTGTTGTTGTCCCAGTTTTGGGCGCTGTCCTTGAAGCAGAAGTTCAACCGCGTCTCGTCGGTCGGAACCTCAAGGGTCTTGACCCAACCGAAGCCGGTCCTGGCCATGCGCAGGTCCTGCGTGCCGTGCCAGTTGTCAGTATCCCCGTACCCGAGGTGCAGGTAGACCTGGTCCGCGCCGCTTTGGGCTAAAAGACCGTTGTAAAATACGGTTATCTCCTCGCCCGCGGTGATCGGCGTGGGGTCGACCACTGCCCCGCCGGGGAAGTCGGCCTCCTGCATGTAGCGATAGCGCTGTTCACCGGTCCCGAAATTGGTAGGTTCCAAAATCAGCCCCTCCTTGCCGCTTTATGCTCACTCCCTGCGGGTAGTATGAGCATCGGCACGGGGGCTGATGCGCCTACGTGCTCATGTGCCTG
The sequence above is a segment of the Thermoanaerobacterales bacterium genome. Coding sequences within it:
- a CDS encoding glycosyltransferase family 4 protein, which translates into the protein MRILMLSWEYPPRNVGGLARHVYDLTGALAQDGVEIHLVTCAAPGAPEYEEERRGVHVYRVSPYGLSAPDFTTWVLHFNVAMLERVIHLLKRIESPHLVHAHDWLVAYAARAVKHALAVPLIATIHATEFGRHNGLHNPTQNYISNVEWWLTYEAWRVIVCSRYMEGELKYVFQLPGDKIRIIHNGVDPSHFVHRSTKVRRDFYAAPDEQIVFYVGRLVREKGVQVLLEAAPHILAHQPKTKFIIGGKGPHEGELRALTERLVIGNRVYFTGYIDDEVRNALYHWASVAVFPSLYEPFGIVALEAMAARTPVVVTDTGGLAEIVDHGLDGLKAYVGDANSLAQNILWVLGNPDQARLMQERAYRKVRTEYNWQQIARQTREVYEEILDDWKRVRWSPPNQGPGRLLDRMYQVLGRGK
- a CDS encoding carbohydrate-binding protein, with translation MEPTNFGTGEQRYRYMQEADFPGGAVVDPTPITAGEEITVFYNGLLAQSGADQVYLHLGYGDTDNWHGTQDLRMARTGFGWVKTLEVPTDETRLNFCFKDSAQNWDNNNGLNWTWVIHQGRIV